In Anticarsia gemmatalis isolate Benzon Research Colony breed Stoneville strain chromosome 4, ilAntGemm2 primary, whole genome shotgun sequence, the DNA window GAGTTGTCTCTGTATGTTGAAACACCTCTGAATGTCTTTCTGGTCTTTCGTCGTCTTTACACTAGGATCCTTGGCAATGACTCCTGTACCAGTACAAGGAGCGTCCAATAAAACTCTATCAAAACCCTTCATTACTTCAGGAAACTCGCGACCGTCATGGTTACAAATGATAGCATTTACTACACCCAGTCTATGGAAATTGCCAACAATAGCTTTTGTCCTTTCTTTATTGGCGTCATTAGCAAACAATGTCCCTGTATTTTTCATGATAGCTGCAATATGTGATGCTTTACCACCTGGAGCTGCACACATGTCTAATATTCTCTCATTCTCTTGTGGTGCCAGAGCCATTACAGGCAAATAACTTGAAGCACCTTGTAATATATAATGACCTGCCAAATATTCAGGTGTTGCACCAATTGGTACAGTTGAACTGTATATAACAAGACCTACTTTACTCCATTTCCCAACAGGATCTAGATTCACGCCTCTGTTGATGAGTGCTTGAGCCAAGTCTCGCCTTCTAGTTTTAAGACTGTTTGTTCTTATAGTCACAGGACGTGCAACTTCACTGGCTTCCAGAAACTCAACTAGTTCTTGCACTGGGAATATCTGCATTAGAACTTCCATCAGGAATTCATTATAACTGTAATACATGCAAAGATCTTTGAGCAGCAGTTCTGTGTATTCACAGCGGGACCTGCCATCTTCCTTCAACCTGTTAAAATCTCCAAGGACAGTGACAACATCCTTGATTCTTTGATGAACATCTTGTAGACTTGTTGGGTTCTGTAGCTCCTCTTCAGAAGGGAATGCAAACACATCTTGCTTTGCAATATTTAATTGCATCTCTTCATCAGCTAGTTTTTTCTcaactttttgtttcttttttagcTTGATGTTTGCTTTTTCGATAGGTAACATGTCATCATcgtcttcatcatcatcactatcTTTATCACCAGCACTGGAGTCAGAATCATATTCTAAATTGCCACCACTTTCTGCACCTTCATCATCTGAAGCAGCCTCACCATTTTCGTCATCAGTGTCTTTGAATAAGTCATCTAGTGTACCAACCTGAAATGAAGtaatataaatcaacattaatacTTTCTCACATTCTGACATCTACATCTCCAAACATCATTCAATTATAAACAACgtttaaaagtatttctataAGTAAAATACGCATTAAGAAGGCAAAAACAACATAACACTTATGAGTTGCTTGAATATGAGAGACTGCATTtagcaattatattaaaagcaatcATTACAGCTAAAAACAAGTATCAAcatatataaatcaataatcTTAATATGAGTTTtgaattaatcaaataaatattctttaacagACTTATAAGCAACTTATTAAACTTATCACTTACTTTCTAATAATCCTATTAAAAAAGTGTGAAAAAttcctaacaaaaataaaaactgtaattaGTACTGACCTTATACTTTTCACCACCAGATTTCTTCTGTTGTTTAGGTTCCTCATCAACTTCTTCtgaatcatcatcatcatgtcCGCTATCATCTTCCGCATCAGAATCAGACTCCTCCTGCTTTTGCTTACCCTTCTGTTTTGGTTTTAACCATTCCTTGTTGTCATCGGTGAAACCTAAAAAGAGAATTATTAATTTGTGGGACCAACAACTTTTACTTAATTGGGTAATGAGTGCTaacatttaaagaataaaatgtgTGCTTTGAATTTATAGGatgacaatttaaaattcatttttgcCCAGTTTAGAATATAATCATGCTTTTATGGAATTTTATATTAGCTTGAGTACAGGTTACTATTGGTTACTGTTCCTACTTTATGTAAAAGATACAACTAAGACAAGATGACATGTAATTGATATTTTTCACACCCAcaatggatattttttattaacattgaggcgcccatagccagttgcgcacaccggttggtaaacgatctgtgggtggaGCAAACCTTGgagcggtcattctatagatgggtgaccgcatagtggtatttgaactgggcgtctccgtgcttcgcagggcatgtaaaaagtcggttccagTTGTTGTCtagtaagataacagtcattaagccacgtcaaaggccttctggcagcttgaacaactttgacaccaggttgaccactaaccatacaataagaagatTAACATTAAGCAATACCTTGTGGGCTTTCCTCCTCAGAACTGCTTTCAGCATCATTATCATCAACTTCAACTTCAGTCTGTTTggcaacatttttctttgcctGTTTTAATGCCTTCCTCTTTTCAGCCAACTCTGTCTTCTTTTTTGCTCTCTTTGCGGCTCTTTGCTTTTGTCTATGAGTGAGTTTTTTCTCTGGAGTGTCATCTTCCACtacaataaatagattatatggtaaattatgatattaatacTTACTTTCCTCAAGAACGtcacatataattataaactttaagtTTTGGTTCACTTAGAATAAATATAAGCTTAGGGACAGTTTCACAGTTTACATTTTAGTATCAGATGACCTATCTACTAAATAAAGTgtcagcaaatgtataaaaacaattatcaaaatTCCATTTTATTAGCTATATGACAGCTTAACAGATAGACATTTAGAGATGGTGAAACCGGGACCAGGTCTTATTCTCATAATTGATACATTTTGCAGCAAGCATGCAATGAATGATGAAAGTATAGTAagcaaataaattaagtatatatATAGTAAGGAGGAGGAGGAGGATATAACAATTAAGAAACCGAAAGCTGACTAAAACTGAATGCATTAGTGaggttatgtttttaatttgacagAAATGGCACTTATATTGGTGATGTTAACAAAATTCTATAACATTTTCACAGGAAACATACTCTGCCTGTTAAAGGCCCCAGAGGTCCTGTCCATATTTCAAACATTCCGCATGTATGGAGTACGAGTTAATAAGTTAAAATCAAACTTGGAGTGATTTACAAGAATCGTGCACATTGTGGGCaagactataataaatattagggtgatatgtacattataagtagtttttttataaataatagatgCTTTTACTTACATAATGCTTTTTTAAACACCGGATCAGGCTGTTTGCGGGCTTTCCTACCGGGGCCTTTCTTTACCTTCTTGGTTTCATCAAATTTGGCCTTACGACCCATATTGAACTACGCTGTGTCACTTGTATAAACTAACGACTAAGTTATTACAGTGTTTACTGTATTTTCGTTACAGCTGAACCCCGGGTAGCGAGCACGATGTTAAACACAAATTCACACGTGCTGCGGTAACTGCTACTTAGGTTGACACTTGCCTGACAGGCTGACAGCTTCAAAAAGTCAATGTGCGTTTGACGTTGATGACAAAACATTAGTGTTGCATTTTAACATGTTCCAATTTACGCCTTATATTCGCGctctaagtattttaattatagaatTAAACCAAATTATTACAGAGTAATAGCCAGTAATAAGTTGGTacctaaatattattagttctcatatacaaacaaatactttcCTGCGATTTAACCACTAATTCGcttaatatgtaaaaaaaatgtggcaTAAGCTAGTATTATGAATCAATCTATGTTGTATCAGtttatcataatttttgtgTAACAATCGAATGGATACGTTTCTTAAGTCTttacattcaatttattttaaaattgaaacaataTGAGTTTAGTCGATATTTTGGTTCACACCAGAAAAGCTAGTCTAGATTTCTTGCAAAAATGTGACAGTTAAAATGACATTGACATTTTCAAGTCTGACGTACAAATCATTCGCGAAATTCCGAAATTCCCATGCGAAATTCAGTCGCCTGACATATTAAGAAGAAATTAGTGCAAATAAAGTAATGAAAGACGAattcttaatattatgtaaatcataaataaaacgaaagtgTATAGTTGTAAAATGGTTTTATCAAAAAGTTATGGTTTCACAAAATGCCTTTCTCGGAATCGTGTTTTATTCacgtatgtaaatatttagaattaaagaaaaatgtgtttAGAAGAAATATTccagaaaagattttattgtttcGTGACCTTGACTTGAAATAATCATCACACTAAATGTCTTCCTGTAGTTTTCAGGGTCATTACGTAAATAGACGAAATGACGACACGAGTCAGTGTCATGGCATTCAGGAACAGAGACGGAATTTCATAAGTTTTCCAAAACAATCACGTACAAGAGAGTATTGTGGAAGACAGCTAGTGGGGTAAGTAGTTATAATAGTAGAAATATACAATATGATTATgtagataataatgtataaGATAATCTTGAATATATCTTATCTCATAAATCATTTCCTTGTTTCATCATTTAAGGGGACAATTTTAGGCTattatagaataaattatacatGCTTGCTTGAGTTTTGCGCACACTATTTCTTGACCTGCCTATGTCAATTACTTACACTTCAGTaggctcattatttatttacataatgtaaATGACAGGGAGTTGTTGTTACACTCTATATTAACTTATTATTCATGCTTTTGATATGGAATTAATATTgcaatcttttttattttcagatatacTATGGAACAAATGTTTGAAGTTGTATCAGATGTAGATAACTATTACAAGTTCCTGCCGTGGTGTAAAAAATCAATAGTATTTAAACGAACAGAAGATAATCTGAAAGCAGATTTGATAATTGGTTTTCCACCAATTAATGAATCATACACATCAAATGTTACTCTTATAAAACCACATTTAGTGAAGGCAGAATGTATGGATGGTAGACTCTTTCATCATATGCTCACTCTTTGGAGATTTAGCCCAGGACTCAAAAGGGAACAACAGTCATGTGTAATagattttcaaataacttttgaGTTTCGCTCAGCTCTACACTCACAATTGTCTAATTTATTCTTTGATCAAGTTGCTCGACAAATGGAGGGAGCCTTTATCAGGGAAGTCGGTAGACGTAACGGTCCTGCTACAATTGAGCCTAGAAATTTGCTGCTAAATACTGATGTTAAAAgctgacaaaaataaatgtaataatagttGAATTTAATCTTGAAGAGCAGTGCAAGTGTATTTATTGTGATGAATTGTGAATTTGTTATTGTGGTTACCctatgacattttaatttatgaatgtTTATTCAAGGAAGCTGAGCTTCTATTTTTCTTTACTAGGTAATAAAAAGATGTGTATATTAAagactgtttttatttacatttggcCACATTGTGAAATTGTCACTGGTATTTTTGGCTTATTATTAGGGCCAGTAGGCACATTCTCAATTTTCCTCATAACTAATAGTCCATCTATAACACGACCAAACACTACATGTTTATTGTCTAAAAAGTTACACTTTGCACAAGTTATGAAGAACTGGCAGCCATTAGTGTCTTTACCACTGTTAGCCATCGACAGAAGCCCTGGTGAGTCatgtttcaaagtaaaattttcatCAGCAAATGTGCTACCTCCATAGATACTCATCACACCAGTTCCATCACcctgtaattaaaaaaaatatttgtatttaagtatTGTTAAGTAGCATAATTGAATTGAAGACAAAACCAAAACAATTAGGTTAACTTACATTAACAAAGTCTCCTCCTTGAATCATAAAGTCCTTGATGACTCTGTGAAATGTTGCTCCTTTATAACCGAGAGGTACTCCATCTCGTCTATACTCACCTGTACAAAACTCTCTGAAATTCTCACTTGTTTTTGGAACAACATCGGCAAACAATTCGAAGATCATCCGACCAATTTCCTAAAACAAAAACcacaataaagtaatttattcttACCACAATTAAAGTAAATCCTATAAAGCTTGGATACTTACAGTAGTCCCGACAGTGACATCAAAAAATACTACTGGATTGTTAGGATTTCGAAGTTGTGACTGAATTTGATTCCAAGTAGGCATTGTCACATAAAACTTGACTGaagtttatttaatgtttgaCAATTAGATTTGGGTTGTCTTCTACTATGACTAatcactttttttataatattcttataataataatgttgtaaaagttttgttgatcttacaaataacaaacataacctcaaaattctaatattttgtTGAGGCAACTGGCAAAGTCAAATCTAGTGACCACAGATTGCCGTAAGCAGCCACAGACTAGaaataacaattacaataattataagaaaCTGGGTTAGAAACTTAAACTTTTCTTTACAACGATGGATACTTTTGAAGAATATAATGACAATGTTTTACCTTTGGTGAGGTAAGTCACGTAtcaattattctttatttcttgTCTACCATAGCAGCAGTCTATATAGCCCCTAAATATTGATGATTTCTACTACGactgttataaaatttattagctattatatacaaatatctACTTCTCTCAAATCTCttggttttattattgaaagtgTTTTCAGATATTATGGTTATTTTGTATACCTGGTAAAACCGACTGGCAACTCTTACTTTCTAAAAAGTCAAATTTATTGTCAATATTCAAAAAATGAATTCACGTTTACTTTCTGGAATTTAAAACTttcgattgtttttatttatttgttttcttggGATATAATTTCTATATAACTTCAAACTATTGTTCctgttaaaatttataagtgTGTGGTTGAACGATGTGGAGGTAGAATAACCAAAACATGAAGATAACCACTGAATTGCTGATGCCAGGTACTCTCTGATTTTAATAGTAGTTAGAAACcgtacaaaacaacaaaaatggaCGAAACTGAGTCATTCGTTGACTACTACCAAGTACTTGAGTGTGAAAGATCAGCTACTGATGATGAACTCAAGAAAAGTTATAAACGTCTCTTGTTAACTTCGCACCCTGACAAGGCGGAGAGTGATAGTGATGAGACATTTCTCTTGATTCAGAAAGCCTGGTCTGTTCTAAAGGATCCCATTAGTAGAAAACAGTATGATGCAACACTTACGTGCCATGAACATAGTGAATGTTTACTTTATGATACAATTACTTTAGCGGACATGGATTTTGACTCAAGTGAAGGAGTTTATAGTTATCCTTGCCGTTGTGGTGGGACTTATTTGTTATGTGCCAGTGACTTGATGCCCCATAAGCTTGTGATAGGTTGTGATGAGTGTtcattttcaatacaaattaatgGACCAgacaaatagtttaattatgCTGTATTCTatgatagtaaaatatttatatcatgtctaaatattgtaaatagataTGTCGTAgaactatgtttatttatatgtgtaaattttatgtaattatattttaagttattgaaattgtaaatttttaccctcttattcataaaaatatatgaagttatgaaaggcttatatagagttttgtttctttcactccttagcgaaatgaaaaagagaaatcatattatagtagttgtttaactaaaacaggtttatagtgtgtttatgaatgagaGTGTAAGGATCTAATTTCTTAGGTACTTAGTTTCCTTGAGAATAATTATCTCTGTATGAATCActttatacttacttttataatttGCCACCAACATACACAGCAACATACAGGCTTAACAGacatcttaattgacaataactgactttttacttgccctccaaagcatggagaggctcagttcaaataccacccatctatagaatggctgcaccaatggttgcttaacccactgatcatTTACCGAGCGGTGAGGACAACTGGCTATGAGTTTAGAATTTGAGATGATAACAAAAAATGTGGAAAATCAATAAATGTAAGAGTCAACATCCTTTATAGCTGTAAATAGTTTGTTGCATATTGTATACCTAAAATAGGTGCataatataactatattaaaatttgatatatttatttatgtgatatATGGTGTGTATTATATTCAGATTCTTATGTACCTATACatgtaaataatactattattattgtaattgttataTTGAATAAATACTGATTGGtactaaacataatatacattttcattgtattaattttataacttacTACCTTTAGTTGCGGGTCTCCTACTCTTTCCAAAAGAGTTTTCTGCTCATAGATGAATGTTCTGTCTAATTGTTTAATCTGTTTGTTGATTGTCCttgtgtgttttaaaattaatttgtctgTATTCTTCCCCAGAGTATCTTCCTTTCCAAAACTTGTACTAAGCAGTTCAGCTTTTATTTGGGCATTTATATTAGTAGCAGAGTGCAATACTGAAGACTATACTGATAACCAACccttcaataatattattctgcCAATATTCTCTATCATGccatcttattattttaatggctttgACTAGGGATTTACAAATGAAATAGTTGATATTTTTGgtctaaaatacaaaaaatatatatttatcatattgATAAATTCTAGATAGACTAATACACTATGTTGCAGCAGTATACTTCAGTTCATAGTCAGTTTGATAAAACACTAGTACTTTAGGAAATGAaactaaaactttaataatgcCGTTTATTTTGTGGTTAGAGTTAGGCtagtacataaatacaataagtTTTGACAGAGTACAGTGATTTATATTATGGTTAACTCATAAAGTGACTAAAATATAATCTaatctattataattttttgtacagTTTCAAGAACTTAACTAATATTACTCAGGttggaaaatacattttaattcacaaataaattaggTACTAGCAAAGTTTCAATATGTTcgagaatattaatttaaatattttatacattacgAAGATCTCAACTATCACATAAAGTGAATTATAATTTcgtattattttcctttttacaAATACTTCATTGGCAAgatactaattttaataaaaataaaataggacATAAATTCATTGTAAAATCTATAGAGAGTGAAAGGGTAGAGAGATAACGTATTTGTTATAACCATAGTCAGAAATGATAAGCAATTTGCCATACTAAGTACTACAATAGCAAACTGTCCTATTTGATTACTTGTATTGCCACCTCTTGCAATGTTCTTAAAACACTGCAGGGTACCAATAACTTCTCATGTAACAGCAGTAAAGTAATATTCCACAAGCACTCATTGAGATTACGATCTTATTAGATTACCAACAGTAATGTGTTCAGACACATCAACACTTTAAATTATAGGCatacacaaaatatatacaCATTGTGCACATGTTTGTACTTTAAAATTAGATTCACATAAATATAATGCAATTAGAGTCCAATAAGGTAGTCACTGATCATACACACTCTGCAGCATGTTGGCTTGTCTCTATTTCCAAAAACAACGATTTCACCAATTGCAATCAACACAGTCTCACTTTGTTCACGCATCTGTCCATGAAGTTCCTTTTCCTCTTTGTTTGTGTGGCAGCTTCTAAAGGCGTGGGCAAAGATAATTGTGTGTGCGTTTGTTCCTCAGCTTCTAAAATGCCTTCGCAGCTACGGCATGTACGATAACATTTATCCGTTTCATTAGAGGCTATAATATTATCACTACTCTCTGATAAACGTTCTGGGAGACTAAATAGTGATTTTTCGGGAGATGCGTTCTTAGAACTAGTGGGTAATTGTTCGCAGCTTTGTGAGGAGGCTGATGCTAAGGAGGATTGGCGATTTCTTCGTGgtctgaaaaagaaaatacatccCTTCAGAAAAATGGTATCGAAATTGCAGCTACTAATAATAgtgtgtgtattaaaataagaagcacgaaaaaaaaagttgaaaataatgTCTTACACACCTAACAGGCGGCAGTGTGTGTATGGGCGGCTCTAGTCAATCTGCTTTGTCACTCCCCCGGCTCTCGCACGAAGCCATGCGTTGATAGCTTGGTGGTCCTCGTCCAATAGTCGCAGTACCCGGTGTTTGTGCTTCACCTCGGCCGCGCAATGGTCCATCTAGTCGGTTAACGAGATTTGATTTTCCTCGGAGAAAGctacaaaaataagttattgttaaaaGATGCTACTATGAAATATAGGTTCTTCGAAACAATTAAGTGCTTAAATTGTCTTAATAGACCGCTCACCTTTCTAGTTTGTCTACGCATGCGTCCTGATAATCATGAATCCACCTTACACCGTTGAAATGACATACAGCTCTCATGTCCTCTggtaactcttcagctttaggCCAGTCAAAGTTGTCGATAATAGGTACTATGTTGCACTTTGAGGTCAATGCTGCCACAATTTcctaaaaaagttaaatattagtaATGCCCGGTATTTTCTGCAATTATTTGCTATAAGTGAAATGTTATTGTATACTTACTCTATGAACCCAGTCTTTTCTATCTGTATCATTTTTACATCTATCAAGAGCATGTGGGGTGAGGACAAGAAGGAAGTGTTTTGCTTGGCGTATACTTTGTAACAGATTATTGTCGAATTTGCCCGCCTCCAACCTTTCAACATCTATAAACACAGTAAACCCTCGGAGTTGAAGATGGACTTTGAGTAAACTAGCCAATTGAGAACCATTAGATCTTCGATAACTAACAAATACGTCCAAATTCTTTTCCATATTTTCTTCTCCTTTACTCGGCAAACTACTCTCGTACGCTGTAAAACAAGATTAATTagttaagaatattataattatgcatTCGGTTAAGATGTTGTAAGAGTTCTAAAATTATACTTCGCCTTCCACACAAAATATGGCCTAGGGTCTTAAACACAAAGGTcaaagaaaacattgtattcCTGAAAGTTTAGTTCGTAATGGAATGCGGTTTTCAAACCATTGTCATTTCGGTAGTCATACCCCGCACTGTTGCAGTCAGGTTTAATGAGTTATTAAAATGTGaggttattttattaagtatcaTTCACTCACCTCTAATTGCGTTTAATATCCTTAGCCTATGTATACTATTCACAATACGACACTCATTCTCCAGTTGCTCATCACTTAATCCTCGGATGGATTCTTTGTCAACGCCAGCGTTTAACATAGAATATGTATATATGGTGTATTCTGGTCCTATATCTTGTAAGAAGTCATTTAGACTACTAGTATCACGCGAAGTGTAATCTGCCATTTTTTTGAGTTGTTGAAGTTCTCTCGTGAATCTGCAAAAATAAGTCAAAtcgtcaaattaaaaaaatatattacgaagccttaatttggttaaaattagaaagatttatttataagctaGAACGCAAATGAATCAGTGTAAATTACCGTTTGCGTTTGATTCCATTTTGTAGTCCGATATCTTCCTTGAGATTATCTTCAGAAATTTGTAGTAACAAATCACCATCAACTCGACTCTCGTAAAAATTGGTTGCATATTCAGAAAACCCTATTTGTTTCACCCATTCCCGTACATCCTCTATCGACCAAAGAGGAACCTGTTGTGATAATTTATGTGGAACTTCCTCTCCGATCAGCCGTAAAGCTTGTGCAGCATATTTAGATGCTACAGCATTCGGACAGCTAGcaactttttttaatgattcGATCGCTCCTATTTCCTTAAATATCTCGGTGTTCCCCTGCTGCTTTTTGATGCCCGCTTCCATGCAAAAATGGAATGCTGCTAAATTCCTGGCTTCCTCTCTTTTCGAACTTAATACGGGAACTAACCTTTTGAGCCAATTTTTACTTTGACCATGAGCATGAGCAAGATTCGACCGAGCAAATTCTGATGGATTGTGCGAAGTAACGAAAGGTTCTACCAAATCCAGAGTCCCCGATTTTAGAACAGCAGCTTCTATTTCTTTATTAGCGACTAAAACAGCGATAGCCAGGCAAGCATAGTATTTAATGTTATCATCATTGTGGAACGCTAAGGGGAATAACCACATAGGCACTTTTCGCTTAATCATAGCTTCTTGATTTTCAGCCCCTCCGTACAAGGATAAATTAGCCAGTGCTGTTGCACAATGCCGTAAAGTCTCTACGTCATTTTTTCGACATTCGAACAAGACCGCATCTAACCCTCCCAATTTTATGACATCGCCACACGTACTCTCACTGTGTTTAAATAGATGTTCTAGTATTCCAGTACCAGTTCTGGAATGATCAACAGAACTTGAAGACCTCGTGCAGGAGCATGCCACGTTAACTACTTTTTCGAGACCATATTTTACGACGTGAGCTCTGTTCTCAGTTGTAAGGCACTGTTCCAGTAACTTAGCGGAAGAAAATTGTAGTTCAGAATTGTTCTTTTCTAAACAATTGGTCATAAGTATATCCAGTCCTCCAGACTCTCGTAGTACATTACATAAGGAATATCCAAGTTCATGCCCATATGTTTGCACTGCCCAAGCTCTCCGCAACATTTCATTAAGTTTGTCGAAATGTTTTGAGGCACTTTGCTTATCAATTTGGTTGTTCTTGATTGACGTAATAAATGCGTTCATtcttgttgaatatttttgaatggCTGACTCGACATCTTTTGGGTTTGAATTTGCGTTTAAATTATCTAAATCTTCAAAACTTAAATTAGTAAGATCTTCATCACCCGCTTTAATTGTTCCATTTAATAGTTGGCTCATCTGtaataagaaacatttttgtaaataatcttaaaattctattcctttttagaattaatttattcttaaaaataaaatatgtttattgcaTACCTGAGAAGACGTATGAAGTGTAGATTTGGTGGATAAATTTTTGGAGATCGTCATGTTCGAGTGAGCTACACTGGAGTGCTCTTTGTGGCTAAACATACCGCTTGAGGTAACAGTTTGACGCGCTTGTGCTGAAGCCATTGCCATTTTTTCTGCACTGAAAGCTTCTGTTTGCAGTCTAGAACTCGTCGCTGACATGTTATTAGCTTCCTGTGCGGTAACTTCGCCTGCTTTAAGCGACCGTTGCTCCTAGAAATTCacaattaaattgttatgttattatgataCACCAACGACTCTAATGTGACTGAGTGCACTGGAAAAATAAGTCCCTAGTGTCATTTTTATAACAAGAAAAATACTTGAGATAACACTGAAATCACTAATAGCGCATATAACACTTGATCcacaaagtaaatatttgataattacAGCAATAGCGATACGCAATTTAGGTCTCGAACGTCGTTTTGAAGACATGTTTGTAATTTACAACGAGATTGAGAAGCGTTCACGCCAAACTGAAAACTACTTTTAGTTTATATTGGACAACAGTCCCACGTCACAACTTGGATTTTACGTCCCTCTGGTTTCTATTGGATATAGGCCAACCGAATGAAATTCGCGCGCTTTCTTAGAGTTTTAAAGTTTGTGTGTATGCGTCACGTGTGAAGAAGGTCGATTATGAAATTTTCCGAGGAAATACACTCTCACCGAAGGATTCTGTGGCTGCGGATGAAAGCGTGATAGGACGCGGCGATGTACCGGCCACGGAACAGACCCCCCTCCCGCAGACATTCTGATTCTATATTTAAAACCGACTATTCGGGTACTCGTGTGCGCGCACGCGCAATAATTGACTTCCGCGTGTGCTCGCGCGCACGACGTTCAGGCACTGACTGAGAAAAGCATGGTTCAGTTATTGCGGCGATAAGCGCCTGCAGATAAATGAGCTCACCGCCCCAGGCGATCCTCCGCGTCGCAGCATCCTTCCAGTCCAAGCGATAATACGCGCGGCCATAATGTGCGACAAAACTATCGCGTGATTTTAAACACATTCACATGCTGGATGTTATCGTAGCAAGAAATCCCACAATACTGCGCGCTTCGGTGTGGTGGAG includes these proteins:
- the LOC142972459 gene encoding uncharacterized protein LOC142972459; the protein is MGRKAKFDETKKVKKGPGRKARKQPDPVFKKALLEDDTPEKKLTHRQKQRAAKRAKKKTELAEKRKALKQAKKNVAKQTEVEVDDNDAESSSEEESPQGFTDDNKEWLKPKQKGKQKQEESDSDAEDDSGHDDDDSEEVDEEPKQQKKSGGEKYKVGTLDDLFKDTDDENGEAASDDEGAESGGNLEYDSDSSAGDKDSDDDEDDDDMLPIEKANIKLKKKQKVEKKLADEEMQLNIAKQDVFAFPSEEELQNPTSLQDVHQRIKDVVTVLGDFNRLKEDGRSRCEYTELLLKDLCMYYSYNEFLMEVLMQIFPVQELVEFLEASEVARPVTIRTNSLKTRRRDLAQALINRGVNLDPVGKWSKVGLVIYSSTVPIGATPEYLAGHYILQGASSYLPVMALAPQENERILDMCAAPGGKASHIAAIMKNTGTLFANDANKERTKAIVGNFHRLGVVNAIICNHDGREFPEVMKGFDRVLLDAPCTGTGVIAKDPSVKTTKDQKDIQRCFNIQRQLLLAAIDCCSAKSSSGGYIVYSTCSILPEENEWVVNYALKRRNVKLVPTGLDFGTEGFVKYRHHRFHPSLKLTRRFYPHTHNMDGFFVAKFKKFSNVIPEPFKDEDDEELEPKSEEVKQNGDVDSSDEKPDTQKTKQSPVKRSAPSDAPQPKNKKNKPNTETNTTNTVKSTDVKPAENNQNTKKNFKNKKNKQKNTGSSPNDKNKKPTGEGTPNTDKKNNKEKIVKTAQNAKPKDTVKPVSNPEQAPAANSPNKKKKKKGQNPGNQQNPTINKNENKITEKVEVAAAKKLKDKFNKKKKQIGQINSNKDGKKPAKAQAGGNKFKKNK
- the LOC142972461 gene encoding coenzyme Q-binding protein COQ10 homolog A, mitochondrial, coding for MVLSKSYGFTKCLSRNRVLFTFQGHYVNRRNDDTSQCHGIQEQRRNFISFPKQSRTREYCGRQLVGYTMEQMFEVVSDVDNYYKFLPWCKKSIVFKRTEDNLKADLIIGFPPINESYTSNVTLIKPHLVKAECMDGRLFHHMLTLWRFSPGLKREQQSCVIDFQITFEFRSALHSQLSNLFFDQVARQMEGAFIREVGRRNGPATIEPRNLLLNTDVKS
- the LOC142972462 gene encoding peptidyl-prolyl cis-trans isomerase H, encoding MPTWNQIQSQLRNPNNPVVFFDVTVGTTEIGRMIFELFADVVPKTSENFREFCTGEYRRDGVPLGYKGATFHRVIKDFMIQGGDFVNGDGTGVMSIYGGSTFADENFTLKHDSPGLLSMANSGKDTNGCQFFITCAKCNFLDNKHVVFGRVIDGLLVMRKIENVPTGPNNKPKIPVTISQCGQM